One window of the Osmia bicornis bicornis unplaced genomic scaffold, iOsmBic2.1, whole genome shotgun sequence genome contains the following:
- the LOC123989002 gene encoding uncharacterized protein LOC123989002, producing MSTISGLIERQQELFTSISRTVINLKKKGEANITETYVKARLSILTDNWAAFQHNHATISDQKTEATKKLSYFVDDLRTQCEEMVIENQSILNDYLARFTPAAPTSRSADSHLIAPGERGHKRVAGTAQVTSRNQYGKVQVHQASIAATVCQACQASHFLQSCPTYLAKTLEQRKAFVTQQRLCFNCLGSHHRKSCRSTRRCVTCKARHHSTLHEASKPVVTTTPSKPEQPPSTELVSAPTTSHLAAHHGRMLLATALVKVSSPGGDVCVVRALLDQGSEVSFATESLAQQLSLPRRQANVPVSGIGAGRTVVTRGSSTFKISSLKDPPFDLEVNALILPKLTDYVVDRQLNVAYLPHLHGIQLADPDPSRPRRIDLILGVEVYNAVLLPEVIRGPPHTPIAQRTHLGWIVSGPTSHQPDDASSAAPSSLQCNVDRDLLDLLQRFWAQEEYSTNCESQLSEADLQCEQHFVNTHKRDETGRFIVRLPLSRDVSHLGDSRSSAYRILMSSEHRLSKNQTLCHAYNQFLDEYEQLGHMRRVSPRDIITRSSYYLPHHGVFRDTSSTKIRVVFNGSHKTSSGYSLNDCLHSGPKLQNDLADILLRWRQYAFAFSADVEKMYRQIRVHPDDQALQRILWRRNSSAPVSEFSLTTVTYGLACSPYLALRCMRQLAIDNGNELPLARTILFTETYVDDVLSGAHSIEEGREKVSQICRLLERGGFHLHKWTANSDELISNVSSLVESKSERALNPDTSHRALGLLWNIDRDAFVFSFSASSQSPVTKRTVLSTVSQLFDPLGWIAPVIVHGKILMQELWTLQMG from the exons ATGTCTACAATCAGCGGTCTCATCGAACGACAACAAGAACTCTTCACCTCTATCAGCCGGACagttattaatttgaaaaaaaagggCGAAGCCAATATCACCGAAACCTACGTCAAAGCACGTCTTTCTATTCTGACGGACAACTGGGCAGCGTTCCAGCACAATCACGCAACAATTTCGGACCAGAAAACTGAGGCCACGAAAAAACTGAGTTATTTCGTCGACGATCTTCGAACTCAGTGCGAAGAAATGGTCATCGAAAATCAGTCAATACTCAACGACTATTTGGCTCGCTTCACACCGGCCGCTCCAACGTCTCGAAGCGCAGATTCTCATCTCATCGCACCCGGCGAACG AGGCCATAAACGGGTTGCGGGAACGGCCCAAGTCACTTCACGGAACCAATATGGAAAGGTCCAAGTCCATCAAGCATCGATCGCCGCGACGGTGTGCCAAGCTTGCCAAGCCTCACACTTCTTACAATCGTGTCCGACATATCTTGCTAAGACGTTGGAACAGCGCAAAGCATTTGTTACTCAACAACGGCTCTGCTTTAATTGTTTGGGGTCCCACCATCGCAAGTCTTGCCGCTCTACTAGACGCTGCGTTACTTGTAAGGCCCGTCACCACTCCACTCTTCACGAAGCGTCCAAGCCGGTCGTCACGACGACTCCGTCAAAGCCGGAGCAGCCGCCCTCCACGGAGCTGGTCTCCGCACCAACGACATCTCACTTGGCTGCGCACCATGGACGGATGCTGCTGGCAACTGCACTAGTCAAGGTCTCGTCTCCTGGTGGCGACGTCTGCGTCGTCCGCGCCCTCCTTGACCAGGGCTCGGAGGTTTCATTCGCCACGGAGTCGCTCGCGCAGCAGCTCAGCCTTCCACGTCGTCAGGCTAACGTGCCTGTGTCCGGGATTGGTGCAGGAAGAACAGTGGTCACCCGGGGATCCTCCACGTTTAAGATCTCCTCGCTCAAAGATCCCCCGTTCGACCTCGAGGTAAATGCACTTATTCTGCCCAAGCTAACCGATTACGTTGTAGATCGCCAGCTCAATGTCGCCTATCTGCCCCACCTCCATGGGATTCAACTAGCAGATCCGGATCCGTCGCGCCCTAGGCGCATCGATTTGATCCTCGGGGTCGAGGTGTACAACGCTGTGCTGCTCCCGGAAGTCATACGAGGTCCTCCACACACACCCATTGCTCAGCGAACGCACCTTGGGTGGATCGTTTCCGGTCCCACGTCGCATCAGCCCGATGACGCATCGAGTGCAGCACCATCAAGTCTTCAATGCAACGTGGACCGCGACCTACTTGACCTGCTACAGCGTTTTTGGGCTCAGGAAGAGTATTCGACGAACTGTGAGTCCCAATTGTCTGAAGCTGATCTGCAATGCGAACAACATTTTGTAAATACACATAAGCGCGACGAGACCGGGCGGTTCATTGTTCGCTTACCGTTATCTCGTGACGTGTCTCACCTCGGCGATTCTCGCAGCTCCGCGTATCGAATATTAATGAGTTCCGAACATCGTCTCTCTAAAAATCAAACTTTATGTCACGCGTATAATCAATTCTTAGACGAATACGAGCAACTCGGTCATATGCGCCGCGTTTCGCCCCGTGATATCATAACCAGATCGTCGTATTACTTACCGCATCACGGGGTTTTTCGCGACACCAGCTCCACAAAAATTCGCGTTGTATTCAACGGATCGCACAAAACCTCGTCCGGTTACTCCTTAAATGATTGTCTTCATTCTGGTCCGAAACTGCAAAATGATCTCGCCGATATCTTGCTGCGCTGGAGACaatacgcgttcgcgttttcGGCGGATGTTGAAAAAATGTATCGTCAGATCCGCGTTCATCCTGACGATCAAGCGTTGCAGCGCATTCTGTGGCGGCGCAATTCTTCCGCCCCTGTATCAGAATTTTCACTCACTACCGTAACATACGGACTCGCGTGTTCGCCATACTTAGCGCTTCGGTGCATGCGTCAGCTCGCGATAGATAACGGTAATGAATTACCTCTTGCACGCACTATTCTCTTCACTGAAACATATGTCGACGACGTGCTCTCCGGTGCCCACAGTATCGAAGAGGGGCGAGAAAAGGTCTCTCAAATCTGTCGTCTTCTTGAGCGTGGTGGCTTTCATCTGCACAAATGGACCGCGAATTCCGATGAACTAATTTCTAATGTGAGTAGTTTAGTCGAATCGAAATCTGAACGTGCATTAAATCCAGATACATCGCACCGAGCGCTAGGACTGTTATGGAACATAGATCGCGACGCGTttgtattttcattcagtGCGAGCAGTCAATCACCCGTTACTAAACGCACAGTATTGTCAACAGTGTCTCAGCTGTTCGACCCGCTCGGATGGATCGCGCCAGTTATCGTTCACGGTAAAATTCTTATGCAAGAATTATGGACGCTGCAAATGGGATAG